Proteins co-encoded in one Vibrio fortis genomic window:
- a CDS encoding polysaccharide lyase family 7 protein: MKLSYLSLITAAVLATPALAADNDMASQFNLDPAKAPAQNFDLSKWKINLPELTTEGPRKGKTLEIAKTELANVETPYVHPEWFYTDKETGAMVFVAPNTAPTTPNSKNTRSELRAMLGDDYAAPDNNFVVSSHSNAKDYGSIGGQMTATLSVDQVSTSGNYKKTGAFSVVIGQIHGSDNEPLKIVYRKLPEHEHGSLTWNYELNPTPELQNAKDDNGKKLRKDIRHDVFGKYNLKKGSADPVDGIKLGEVFSYDVDIKDTIMHLTFTKNPNSDSPVVKTYEVDLAAGNYQGHEVDLGYGQDWMYFKAGAYNQCNTKKSSSACEWRGMDAGDYTKTSFYQLVLNQ, from the coding sequence ATGAAGTTGTCCTACCTTAGCTTAATTACCGCTGCTGTTTTAGCGACACCTGCTCTTGCCGCCGATAATGATATGGCAAGCCAATTCAACCTTGATCCGGCGAAAGCACCTGCGCAAAACTTTGACCTATCTAAGTGGAAGATCAATCTACCTGAGCTGACAACTGAGGGACCGCGTAAAGGTAAAACCTTAGAGATCGCCAAAACTGAGCTTGCTAATGTAGAAACGCCTTATGTTCACCCTGAATGGTTCTACACAGACAAAGAAACCGGTGCGATGGTGTTTGTTGCTCCAAATACAGCACCAACCACACCTAATAGTAAAAATACTCGAAGTGAATTGCGTGCGATGCTAGGCGATGACTACGCTGCGCCAGACAACAACTTTGTAGTATCGAGCCACAGCAATGCGAAAGATTATGGCTCGATTGGCGGCCAGATGACGGCGACACTGTCGGTCGATCAAGTGAGTACAAGTGGTAACTACAAGAAGACAGGTGCGTTTTCTGTGGTGATTGGTCAGATTCATGGCTCAGATAACGAACCATTGAAGATTGTTTACCGTAAATTACCAGAGCATGAGCATGGTTCTCTAACGTGGAACTATGAACTTAACCCTACGCCTGAGCTGCAAAATGCCAAGGATGATAACGGCAAGAAGCTACGCAAAGATATTCGTCATGATGTGTTTGGTAAATATAACCTGAAGAAGGGCAGTGCGGACCCGGTTGATGGCATTAAGCTTGGTGAAGTCTTTTCTTACGATGTTGATATCAAAGATACGATCATGCACCTAACCTTTACTAAAAACCCGAACTCGGATTCACCAGTGGTGAAAACCTATGAGGTGGATCTCGCTGCCGGTAACTACCAAGGTCATGAGGTTGACTTAGGCTACGGTCAAGATTGGATGTACTTCAAAGCGGGTGCATACAATCAGTGTAATACGAAGAAGTCGAGCTCGGCGTGTGAGTGGCGTGGTATGGATGCAGGTGACTACACCAAAACCAGCTTCTACCAGTTGGTTCTGAACCAGTAA
- the recN gene encoding DNA repair protein RecN has product MLAHLSVNNFAIVKSLQLELSKGMTTITGETGAGKSIAIDALGLCLGGRADAGMVRQGEEKTEVSAAFLLDNNLHATRWLEDNELLDGSECILRRTISKEGRSRAFINGSPVPLSQLKSLGQLLINIHGQHAHHQLMKSDYQMAMLDQYAGHLNLLKSTRNAYQTWRHADNHLKELRDNSQQNQAQKQLLEYQIKELNELSLGEEEYEELEQEHKRLSNSGELASTCQQAIELIYEGEEVNALGILQSANHSLIQLAELDERLAELPNMLSEAIIQIEETNSELRTYLDSIDVDPGRMAFVEERFSKVMSMSRKHHVLPEELYKHHQDLLQQIEALDCSDEKLDELANEVEQHYQGFVAKAEKLHKSRVRYAKELNKLITQSMHELSMEKAQFAIEVNNTNTHPSPLGMDNVTFIVSTNPGQPMQPIAKVASGGELSRISLAIQVITAQKVDTPSLIFDEVDVGISGPTAAVVGKMLRTLGESTQVMCVTHLPQVAGCGHQQLFVAKSTKAGKTETQMHTLDEQQRISELARLLGGSQITDSTLANAKELLIAA; this is encoded by the coding sequence ATGCTGGCTCATCTAAGTGTTAATAATTTCGCTATTGTTAAGTCTTTACAGCTAGAACTTTCTAAAGGCATGACAACCATCACCGGTGAAACTGGTGCGGGTAAATCTATTGCTATTGACGCGTTGGGCTTATGCCTTGGTGGTCGAGCTGACGCAGGCATGGTGCGACAAGGTGAAGAGAAAACCGAAGTCAGCGCCGCATTTTTACTGGATAACAACTTACATGCGACTCGTTGGCTAGAAGATAACGAGCTACTGGATGGCAGCGAATGTATTCTTCGCCGTACCATCTCGAAAGAAGGCCGTTCGCGAGCCTTCATTAATGGCAGCCCTGTTCCACTCTCACAACTAAAATCATTAGGGCAGCTGCTTATTAATATCCATGGTCAGCATGCACACCATCAACTGATGAAAAGCGACTACCAAATGGCAATGCTTGACCAATATGCAGGCCACCTAAACCTGCTGAAGTCGACTCGCAACGCATACCAAACTTGGCGCCACGCAGACAACCACCTAAAAGAGTTGCGTGACAACAGCCAACAGAACCAAGCACAGAAACAGTTGCTTGAGTACCAAATTAAAGAGCTGAACGAGCTCTCACTTGGGGAGGAAGAATATGAAGAGCTTGAACAAGAGCACAAACGCCTATCCAACAGTGGTGAGCTTGCATCAACCTGTCAGCAAGCTATCGAGCTTATTTACGAAGGTGAAGAAGTTAATGCGCTTGGTATTCTGCAATCGGCCAATCACTCCCTAATTCAGTTAGCGGAACTGGATGAAAGACTGGCTGAGTTACCGAACATGCTCTCTGAAGCCATCATCCAAATTGAAGAGACCAACAGCGAGCTAAGAACTTACCTTGATAGCATCGATGTCGACCCTGGCCGTATGGCATTTGTAGAAGAGCGCTTCTCAAAAGTCATGTCGATGTCACGCAAGCATCATGTATTACCAGAAGAGCTTTACAAGCATCATCAAGATCTTCTACAACAGATCGAAGCGTTGGATTGTTCTGATGAAAAACTTGATGAGCTAGCGAATGAAGTGGAACAGCACTACCAAGGTTTTGTTGCGAAAGCCGAGAAACTGCATAAGTCTCGCGTTCGTTACGCCAAAGAGCTGAACAAACTGATCACGCAAAGCATGCATGAACTCAGTATGGAAAAAGCGCAGTTCGCGATTGAGGTAAACAACACCAATACTCACCCATCGCCACTGGGCATGGACAACGTGACCTTTATTGTTTCTACCAACCCGGGGCAACCAATGCAGCCAATTGCCAAAGTGGCCTCTGGTGGTGAGCTGTCGCGTATCTCACTCGCGATTCAGGTAATCACCGCTCAGAAAGTCGATACCCCTAGCCTGATCTTCGATGAAGTGGATGTTGGTATCAGTGGTCCAACGGCTGCTGTCGTTGGAAAAATGCTGCGTACTCTGGGCGAATCGACACAAGTCATGTGTGTGACTCACTTGCCTCAAGTGGCAGGTTGTGGTCACCAACAATTGTTCGTTGCTAAAAGCACCAAAGCAGGCAAAACAGAGACGCAAATGCACACACTTGATGAGCAACAACGTATTTCTGAGCTTGCAAGATTGCTTGGTGGCAGCCAGATCACCGATTCAACGCTGGCCAACGCAAAAGAGCTGTTAATCGCCGCTTAG
- a CDS encoding dicarboxylate/amino acid:cation symporter — MDKSLSSKIFVGLFAGLLIGTAIQYLLSGIAIFDTYLLGAAEGAGGMFVSLIKLLVVPLVYVSIVCGIVELKDIRSFGRLGGKTFALYIINTIIAISAALTIGLIFQPGAGASLAGTVSETIALTTTETPDIFSLVVNIVPSNPVQAFASGDMLQIIFMAILTGLAIQALDSRGGPAIKTFKMANEIMMKLIGLVMSLAPYGVFALMIQLGATLDANTLMSVAGYVALVVAMLVFWIFFFYPAMVGAFTGISPKQFLRATREQILFSLSTASSNATIPVTMRTLTEKLNVSKSVAGFGVPLGATMNMSGVSIYIALATMFVANAFGQPINTADIFTLGLTILLLSIGAGGVPGGGVVMVGVLLHQLGLPPEGLAIVAAVDRICDMFCTSSNVVGDTAVNTIVAKSEDEIGVEADKEVELNKAEA; from the coding sequence ATGGATAAATCGCTCTCAAGTAAAATATTTGTAGGTTTGTTTGCCGGCCTACTTATCGGTACTGCAATTCAGTACCTACTCAGCGGTATTGCGATCTTTGATACTTACCTACTTGGTGCTGCGGAAGGCGCTGGTGGTATGTTCGTTTCACTAATTAAACTTCTTGTTGTTCCACTTGTTTACGTATCTATCGTTTGCGGTATCGTTGAACTGAAAGATATCCGTTCATTTGGTCGTCTTGGTGGTAAAACCTTTGCTCTTTACATTATCAACACCATCATCGCGATTTCGGCTGCACTAACTATCGGTTTGATCTTCCAACCGGGTGCGGGTGCTAGCCTAGCGGGTACGGTTTCTGAGACGATTGCTCTAACAACAACTGAAACACCAGACATCTTCTCTCTGGTTGTGAACATTGTTCCTAGCAACCCAGTACAAGCGTTCGCAAGCGGCGACATGCTTCAAATCATCTTCATGGCGATTCTAACGGGTCTTGCTATTCAAGCGCTTGATTCTCGTGGTGGCCCAGCTATCAAGACGTTCAAGATGGCTAACGAAATCATGATGAAGCTTATCGGCCTAGTAATGAGCCTAGCGCCATACGGTGTATTCGCGCTAATGATTCAACTGGGTGCAACGCTTGACGCAAACACGCTAATGTCAGTAGCAGGTTATGTAGCACTTGTTGTTGCAATGCTAGTGTTCTGGATCTTCTTCTTCTACCCAGCAATGGTTGGTGCGTTCACAGGTATTTCGCCAAAACAATTCCTACGTGCAACTCGTGAGCAGATTCTTTTCTCACTATCTACTGCAAGTTCGAATGCGACAATCCCAGTAACAATGCGCACTCTTACAGAGAAACTGAATGTTTCTAAATCTGTAGCAGGCTTTGGTGTACCACTAGGTGCAACAATGAACATGTCTGGTGTATCTATCTACATCGCATTAGCGACTATGTTCGTAGCAAACGCATTTGGTCAGCCAATCAACACTGCTGATATCTTCACTCTAGGTCTAACTATCCTACTACTGTCTATCGGTGCTGGTGGTGTTCCAGGTGGCGGTGTAGTAATGGTAGGTGTTCTATTGCACCAACTAGGTCTACCACCAGAGGGTCTAGCAATCGTTGCAGCTGTTGACCGTATCTGTGACATGTTCTGTACTTCTTCTAACGTAGTTGGTGACACAGCAGTAAACACAATTGTTGCTAAGTCTGAAGACGAAATCGGTGTAGAAGCAGATAAAGAAGTTGAACTGAATAAAGCAGAAGCTTAA
- the nadK gene encoding NAD(+) kinase: protein MKKPFEVIAIIGKPRDQQAIQTHRELYQWLSAEGYQVFVDDRLASILDDIPKERFSSLVELGKRADLAVVVGGDGNMLGAARILSRFDISVIGVNRGNLGFLTDLNPENFQSALTDVLNGEFMEEERFLLETEIHRHGQIKSHNAALNEAVLHPGQVAHMIEFEVYIDDSFAFSQRSDGLIVSTPTGSTAYSLSGGGPILSSSLNAISLVPMFPHTLSSRPLVVDGKRHIKLIVSPDNRGTQEVSCDGQISLPVSPGDEIHIYQSPNVLKLIHPKDYSYYHVLRNKLGWSSKLF from the coding sequence ATGAAAAAGCCATTTGAAGTCATCGCCATCATTGGTAAACCTCGAGATCAACAAGCAATTCAGACTCATAGAGAGCTGTATCAGTGGTTAAGTGCTGAAGGCTATCAAGTGTTTGTTGATGACAGATTAGCCAGCATTTTAGACGACATCCCTAAAGAGCGATTCTCAAGCTTGGTCGAACTCGGTAAACGAGCGGATTTAGCCGTTGTTGTAGGTGGTGATGGCAACATGCTCGGCGCAGCGCGTATCTTGTCCCGATTCGATATCTCAGTGATCGGTGTAAACCGTGGTAACCTCGGCTTTTTGACCGATCTTAATCCTGAAAATTTCCAATCAGCGTTAACTGATGTGCTTAATGGTGAGTTCATGGAGGAAGAGCGCTTCCTACTTGAAACCGAGATCCATCGTCATGGTCAAATAAAAAGTCACAATGCAGCGCTTAACGAAGCGGTACTTCACCCAGGTCAAGTCGCTCACATGATCGAATTCGAAGTCTACATTGATGACAGCTTCGCCTTCTCGCAGCGTTCAGACGGTTTGATTGTCTCTACACCGACTGGCTCTACCGCCTATTCACTCTCTGGTGGCGGCCCGATCTTGTCTTCTAGCCTGAATGCAATCTCACTCGTGCCGATGTTCCCGCACACATTATCGAGCCGACCTTTGGTGGTTGATGGCAAACGCCACATCAAACTGATTGTCTCTCCAGATAATCGTGGCACTCAAGAAGTAAGCTGTGACGGTCAAATATCACTCCCTGTTTCGCCGGGCGACGAAATCCACATCTACCAAAGCCCAAACGTGCTCAAGCTGATCCACCCTAAGGATTACAGCTACTATCACGTCCTAAGAAACAAGCTTGGTTGGTCGAGTAAGTTGTTCTAG
- a CDS encoding type IV pilin protein: MIRKNICNSNNIRVQGMTLIELLIVVAIIGILGAIAYPSYTNHVLAGHRASALADIARIQLELEASYDNGYDWSNVISGSHCLICDTDSSRFSFSVANSASAAYTITATPASDAGQDKDDCFDGEEPKILTLNNANVEYPEACWM, from the coding sequence ATGATTCGAAAAAATATATGCAACAGCAACAACATACGTGTACAAGGAATGACATTGATCGAGTTATTGATTGTGGTTGCCATCATCGGAATCTTGGGCGCGATCGCCTACCCTAGTTACACCAATCATGTTTTAGCGGGTCACCGAGCCAGCGCTCTCGCCGACATTGCTCGTATTCAGCTAGAGCTTGAGGCGAGTTACGACAACGGTTATGACTGGAGTAATGTTATCTCAGGCAGTCACTGTCTAATCTGCGATACCGACAGTTCACGATTTTCATTCAGTGTTGCCAATTCAGCTTCAGCGGCTTATACCATTACAGCAACCCCAGCGTCTGATGCTGGGCAAGACAAAGACGATTGTTTTGATGGAGAAGAACCCAAAATACTCACCCTAAACAATGCCAATGTTGAGTACCCTGAAGCTTGTTGGATGTAA
- a CDS encoding SRPBCC family protein: MPKVTRSALVSFSADQMFDLVNDVARYPEFLPGCSGSRVIESSDSAMVASVDVSKAGISKTFTTSNRLAEGAEILMELVDGPFKKLQGGWYFTPLDDQACKVELKLEFEFSSRMIEMAFGKIFNELTSNMVNAFTQRAKQVY; the protein is encoded by the coding sequence ATGCCAAAGGTTACTCGTTCAGCATTAGTATCATTTAGTGCTGACCAGATGTTTGACTTGGTCAATGATGTTGCTCGTTATCCTGAGTTTTTGCCGGGTTGTTCTGGTTCTCGTGTGATCGAATCTTCAGATTCAGCAATGGTGGCTTCGGTTGATGTATCGAAAGCTGGTATTAGCAAAACATTTACAACATCGAATCGCCTCGCGGAAGGTGCAGAGATTTTAATGGAGCTGGTGGATGGCCCATTTAAGAAGCTGCAGGGCGGTTGGTACTTTACGCCTTTGGACGATCAAGCGTGCAAAGTTGAATTAAAGCTTGAGTTTGAATTCTCTAGCCGCATGATTGAAATGGCTTTTGGCAAGATCTTCAATGAACTCACCAGCAATATGGTGAACGCGTTTACTCAGCGTGCGAAGCAGGTGTACTAA
- a CDS encoding RnfH family protein translates to MSIESDMIHVEVVYALPHEQRVFTLVVNKNATVEEIIGQSGVLELYPEIDLSKNKVGVYSRNVKLDATVRDKDRIEIYRALLADPKEIRRKRAEQAKAAATK, encoded by the coding sequence ATGAGCATTGAATCAGACATGATCCACGTTGAAGTGGTTTACGCTCTGCCACATGAGCAGCGCGTATTTACACTGGTGGTGAACAAGAACGCGACAGTAGAAGAGATCATCGGCCAATCTGGCGTGCTTGAGCTTTATCCTGAAATCGACCTATCTAAGAATAAGGTCGGTGTATACAGCCGTAACGTGAAACTGGATGCCACAGTTCGCGACAAAGACCGCATTGAAATTTACCGCGCACTTCTAGCTGATCCGAAAGAGATTCGTCGTAAGCGTGCCGAGCAAGCAAAAGCGGCAGCGACTAAGTAA
- the smpB gene encoding SsrA-binding protein SmpB, which translates to MAKKKSKSKAGSNTIALNKKARHEYFIDDEIEAGLELQGWEVKSLREGKTNIAESYVYIRDGEAFISGMTITPLTQASTHIVANPTRVRKLLMSRKELDNLFGRINREGMTLVATSLYWSRSWAKIKIGVAKGKKLHDKRTDMKEKDWARDKARIMKSNLR; encoded by the coding sequence ATGGCAAAGAAAAAATCAAAATCAAAAGCGGGTAGTAATACCATTGCGCTAAATAAGAAAGCTCGCCACGAATATTTCATCGACGATGAGATTGAAGCGGGGCTTGAGCTACAAGGCTGGGAAGTAAAATCCCTACGTGAAGGCAAAACGAACATCGCAGAAAGCTACGTCTACATCAGAGACGGTGAAGCATTCATCAGTGGCATGACTATCACTCCACTAACACAAGCAAGTACGCACATTGTCGCGAACCCAACACGTGTCCGTAAACTCCTAATGTCGAGAAAAGAGCTCGACAACCTATTCGGTCGTATTAACCGTGAAGGCATGACGCTGGTTGCAACATCGCTATACTGGTCTCGCTCTTGGGCGAAAATCAAAATTGGCGTAGCAAAAGGTAAGAAACTGCACGACAAACGTACTGATATGAAAGAAAAAGATTGGGCTCGCGATAAAGCACGAATTATGAAGAGTAATTTGCGTTAA
- the bamE gene encoding outer membrane protein assembly factor BamE, translating into MRIKKWLVAVPLALTMLTGCSLLEKLVYRIDINQGNYVEQEAVDQLKFGMTKTQVRYVMGSPMLIENGYPDTWYYIYHHQKGHEDPIQKNLVVNFDATGTLVSINGDFEASDEFFESLR; encoded by the coding sequence ATGCGAATTAAGAAGTGGTTAGTTGCAGTTCCACTTGCACTAACAATGTTGACCGGTTGTTCTCTATTAGAAAAGTTGGTTTATCGAATTGACATCAACCAGGGTAACTACGTTGAACAAGAAGCAGTCGACCAACTGAAATTTGGTATGACTAAGACACAAGTTCGTTACGTTATGGGCTCACCAATGCTGATCGAAAACGGCTACCCAGATACTTGGTACTACATTTACCATCACCAAAAAGGTCACGAAGACCCGATCCAGAAAAACCTCGTGGTTAACTTTGACGCGACAGGCACACTGGTAAGCATCAACGGTGACTTTGAAGCGAGTGATGAGTTTTTCGAAAGCCTTCGATAA
- the dnaJ gene encoding molecular chaperone DnaJ: protein MSKRDFYEVLGVSRDASERDIKKAYKRLAMKFHPDRNQGDESAAEKFKEVKVAYEILTDSQKKAAYDQYGHAAFEQGGMGGGGGFGGGHGDFGDIFGDVFGDIFGGGRRGGGQQRAQRGSDLRYNMELTLEEAVRGVSKEIEVPTLVECDTCDGSGAKKGSSAQTCGTCHGHGQVQMRQGFFAVQQTCPTCNGKGKIIKDPCNSCHGQGRKQKTKTLNVKIPAGVDTGDRIRLSGEGEAGEQGAPAGDLYVQVHVKEHNIFERDGNNLYCEVPVSFSMAALGGEVEVPTLDGRVNLKVPEETQTGRMFRMRGKGVKGVRGGGVGDLIVKLVVETPVKLSSRQKELLREFEETCGGEAASKHKPKSEGFFSGVKNFFDDLTK, encoded by the coding sequence ATGTCAAAACGTGATTTTTACGAAGTATTAGGCGTTAGCCGTGATGCATCAGAGCGCGATATTAAAAAGGCGTACAAACGCTTAGCAATGAAGTTCCACCCTGACCGTAACCAGGGTGATGAAAGCGCAGCAGAAAAGTTTAAAGAAGTAAAAGTAGCGTATGAGATCCTTACCGATTCTCAAAAGAAAGCCGCTTACGACCAATATGGTCACGCAGCCTTTGAACAAGGCGGTATGGGCGGTGGCGGCGGCTTCGGCGGCGGTCATGGTGATTTCGGTGACATCTTTGGTGATGTGTTTGGCGATATCTTCGGTGGTGGTCGTCGTGGCGGCGGTCAACAACGTGCACAACGTGGTTCAGACCTACGTTACAACATGGAACTGACTCTAGAAGAAGCAGTTCGTGGTGTATCGAAAGAGATCGAAGTACCGACTCTCGTTGAGTGTGATACTTGTGACGGCAGCGGTGCGAAGAAAGGTTCTTCTGCGCAAACTTGTGGCACTTGTCATGGCCATGGCCAAGTTCAAATGCGTCAAGGCTTCTTTGCTGTTCAACAAACTTGTCCTACTTGTAACGGTAAAGGCAAGATCATCAAAGACCCATGTAACTCTTGTCATGGTCAAGGCCGTAAGCAGAAGACGAAAACACTTAACGTTAAGATCCCTGCAGGTGTTGATACTGGCGATCGCATTCGTCTATCTGGCGAAGGTGAAGCGGGAGAGCAAGGCGCTCCAGCTGGCGATCTGTACGTACAAGTTCACGTAAAAGAGCACAACATCTTCGAACGTGACGGCAACAACCTTTACTGCGAAGTACCAGTAAGCTTCTCTATGGCTGCTCTAGGCGGCGAAGTTGAAGTTCCTACTTTGGATGGCCGAGTAAACCTTAAGGTGCCTGAAGAGACACAAACGGGCCGTATGTTCCGTATGCGTGGCAAGGGCGTGAAAGGCGTTCGTGGCGGCGGTGTGGGTGACCTAATCGTTAAGCTAGTGGTTGAGACGCCAGTTAAGCTAAGCTCTCGTCAAAAAGAACTTCTACGTGAGTTTGAAGAGACGTGTGGTGGCGAGGCGGCAAGCAAGCATAAGCCAAAGTCTGAAGGTTTCTTCAGCGGTGTTAAAAACTTCTTCGATGACCTAACTAAGTAA
- the grpE gene encoding nucleotide exchange factor GrpE, with protein MSNEENKVTEEELDQIIAEAEKVEAEAQTEEAADEQEAKIAQLEAALLSSEAKVKEQQDSVLRAKAEVENMRRRTEQEIDKARKFALNKFAEELLPVIDNLERAMQAADADNEVVKPLFEGVELTHKTFVDVVAKFGLKEINPEGEAFNPELHQAMSIQESPDHEPNTVMFVMQKGYELNGRVIRPAMVMVSK; from the coding sequence ATGAGCAACGAAGAAAACAAAGTAACGGAAGAAGAGCTAGATCAGATCATTGCTGAGGCAGAGAAAGTTGAAGCAGAAGCGCAAACTGAAGAAGCTGCTGACGAACAAGAAGCAAAGATCGCTCAACTAGAAGCAGCTTTGTTGTCGAGCGAAGCGAAAGTAAAAGAGCAGCAAGATTCTGTTCTACGTGCGAAAGCTGAAGTAGAAAACATGCGCCGCCGTACTGAGCAAGAGATCGACAAAGCGCGTAAATTTGCTCTAAACAAGTTTGCTGAAGAGCTGCTACCAGTTATCGATAACCTAGAGCGTGCAATGCAAGCAGCAGACGCTGACAACGAAGTAGTTAAGCCTCTGTTTGAAGGTGTTGAGCTGACTCATAAAACGTTTGTAGACGTGGTAGCTAAGTTTGGTCTTAAAGAGATCAACCCTGAAGGCGAAGCGTTTAACCCTGAGCTTCACCAAGCAATGTCGATTCAAGAGAGCCCAGATCACGAGCCAAACACAGTCATGTTCGTGATGCAGAAAGGCTACGAGCTTAACGGCCGTGTGATTCGTCCAGCAATGGTTATGGTTTCAAAATAA
- the dnaK gene encoding molecular chaperone DnaK has translation MGKIIGIDLGTTNSCVAVLDGDKPRVIENAEGERTTASVIAYTEGETLVGQPAKRQAVTNPQNTLFAIKRLIGRRFEDEEVQRDIEIMPFNIVKADNGDAWVEAQGQKMAAPQVSAEVLKKMKKTAEDFLGEEVTGAVVTVPAYFNDAQRQATKDAGRIAGLDVKRIINEPTAAALAYGLDKQGGDRTIAVYDLGGGTFDISIIEIDEVEGEKTFEVLSTNGDTHLGGEDFDNRMINYLVDEFKKEQGIDLKTDPLAMQRVKEAAEKAKIELSSTTQTDVNLPYVTADATGPKHMNIKVTRAKLESLVEDLVQRSLEPLKVALADADLSVGEITDVILVGGQTRMPMVQAKVAEFFGKEARKDVNPDEAVAMGAAVQGGVLAGDVKDVLLLDVTPLSFGIETMGGVMTKLIEKNTTIPTKADQVFSTAEDNQSAVTIHVLQGERKQATYNKSLGQFNLEGIQPAPRGMPQIEVTFDLDADGILNVSAKDKATGKEQKITIQASGGLSEEEIEAMVQEAEANKEADKKFEELVTARNQADQMIHGTKKQVEEAGEALPADEKEKIEAAIAALEEVKSGNDKEAIDAKVQELMQAAQKLMEIAQQQAQAQQAGAEAGEQPKQDDDVVDAEFEEVKDDKK, from the coding sequence ATGGGTAAAATCATTGGTATTGATTTAGGTACTACTAACTCTTGTGTTGCTGTTCTTGACGGCGACAAACCACGCGTAATCGAGAATGCGGAAGGCGAACGCACAACTGCGTCAGTAATCGCATACACAGAAGGCGAGACGCTAGTTGGTCAACCTGCAAAACGTCAAGCTGTTACTAACCCTCAAAACACACTATTCGCTATCAAGCGTCTAATCGGTCGTCGTTTTGAAGATGAAGAAGTACAACGCGATATCGAAATCATGCCTTTCAACATTGTTAAGGCTGACAACGGTGATGCATGGGTAGAAGCGCAAGGCCAAAAAATGGCTGCTCCTCAAGTATCTGCTGAAGTACTTAAGAAGATGAAGAAAACAGCTGAAGACTTCCTAGGTGAAGAAGTAACTGGCGCTGTTGTAACTGTTCCTGCTTACTTCAATGATGCACAACGTCAAGCAACTAAAGATGCTGGCCGTATCGCTGGTCTAGACGTTAAGCGTATCATCAACGAACCAACTGCTGCTGCTCTAGCTTACGGTCTAGACAAGCAAGGTGGCGATCGCACTATCGCAGTATACGACCTTGGTGGTGGTACTTTCGATATCTCTATCATCGAGATCGACGAAGTTGAAGGCGAGAAGACATTTGAAGTTCTTTCTACTAACGGTGACACTCACCTAGGTGGTGAAGACTTCGATAACCGCATGATCAACTACCTAGTAGACGAGTTCAAGAAAGAGCAAGGCATCGATCTTAAGACTGATCCACTAGCAATGCAGCGTGTTAAAGAAGCAGCAGAAAAAGCGAAAATCGAGCTTTCTTCTACTACTCAAACTGACGTAAACCTACCTTACGTTACTGCTGATGCGACTGGTCCTAAGCACATGAACATCAAAGTGACTCGTGCGAAGCTTGAGTCTCTAGTTGAAGACCTAGTACAACGTTCTCTTGAGCCTCTAAAAGTTGCTCTAGCGGATGCTGACCTATCTGTAGGCGAAATCACTGACGTTATCCTAGTTGGTGGTCAAACTCGTATGCCTATGGTTCAAGCTAAAGTTGCTGAGTTCTTCGGTAAAGAAGCTCGTAAAGACGTAAACCCTGACGAAGCAGTAGCAATGGGTGCTGCAGTTCAAGGTGGTGTACTAGCTGGTGACGTTAAAGACGTACTACTTCTAGACGTTACTCCTCTATCTTTCGGTATCGAAACGATGGGCGGCGTAATGACTAAGCTAATCGAGAAAAACACAACTATCCCTACAAAAGCGGATCAAGTGTTCTCTACAGCTGAAGACAACCAAAGCGCGGTAACTATCCACGTACTACAAGGTGAGCGTAAGCAAGCGACTTACAACAAGTCTCTTGGTCAGTTCAACCTAGAAGGTATCCAACCAGCACCACGTGGTATGCCACAAATCGAAGTAACTTTCGACCTAGATGCTGACGGTATCCTAAACGTATCTGCGAAAGATAAAGCGACTGGTAAAGAGCAGAAGATCACTATCCAAGCTTCAGGCGGTCTGTCTGAGGAAGAGATCGAAGCAATGGTACAAGAAGCAGAAGCTAACAAAGAAGCGGACAAGAAGTTCGAAGAGCTAGTAACTGCACGTAACCAAGCTGACCAGATGATTCACGGCACTAAGAAGCAAGTAGAAGAAGCTGGTGAAGCTCTACCTGCAGACGAGAAAGAGAAGATCGAAGCAGCTATCGCGGCACTAGAAGAAGTTAAGTCTGGTAACGACAAAGAAGCTATCGACGCTAAAGTTCAAGAACTTATGCAAGCAGCTCAGAAGCTAATGGAAATCGCTCAACAGCAAGCTCAAGCTCAACAAGCTGGCGCTGAAGCAGGTGAGCAACCTAAGCAAGACGACGACGTTGTTGACGCAGAATTCGAAGAAGTTAAAGACGACAAGAAATAA